One Thermodesulfobacteriota bacterium genomic region harbors:
- a CDS encoding MSMEG_0565 family glycosyltransferase, producing the protein MKSLKIALLTYSTKPRGGVVHTLSLAEELAHLGHRVHIYALSGGEGFFRPVGVPYTLIPCENLPDEGMDEKVKRYINTYSTYLAYTNLDCDIYHAEDCISANALLVLRNLGLIKSFIRTVHHVDDFTSPSLIECQLRSIIEPDHIIVVSKFWENELRSRFSLNPTVINNGVDVERFKITGVEGFKDKAKEDFLVSGCRVILSVGGIEPRKNTLTTLRAFGIAKSYFKEKGERLVWLIGGGETLFDYRVYRDEFFSEVKRSGCRLDEDIILLGNVPDDSMTKLYGAADVLVFPSVKEGWGLVVFEAMASGLPVIASIIEPLTEYLGDEENSLLVSPMDYEALAHGIIRAMENPELRDRLIKNGRKTAESYSWRTTALKHEEFYEGILESVDIK; encoded by the coding sequence ATGAAATCTCTTAAAATCGCCCTACTCACCTACTCAACCAAGCCACGAGGCGGAGTGGTGCATACTTTATCTTTAGCAGAGGAATTAGCCCATCTTGGACACCGGGTTCATATATATGCCCTTAGCGGTGGAGAGGGTTTTTTCAGGCCGGTAGGCGTTCCTTATACCCTAATTCCCTGCGAGAACTTGCCCGATGAGGGTATGGATGAAAAGGTGAAGAGATACATCAATACCTACTCCACATACCTGGCTTATACAAATCTAGATTGCGACATCTACCATGCTGAGGATTGCATTTCTGCAAATGCGCTTCTGGTGTTGCGTAATCTTGGTTTGATTAAATCCTTCATAAGAACCGTTCACCACGTAGATGATTTCACGTCACCATCGCTGATCGAGTGTCAATTGAGAAGCATCATCGAGCCTGACCACATAATCGTTGTCAGTAAATTCTGGGAAAATGAGCTTCGCTCTCGATTTTCCCTGAACCCCACCGTCATTAACAACGGCGTAGATGTGGAGAGGTTTAAAATTACCGGCGTCGAGGGATTCAAGGATAAAGCTAAAGAAGACTTCTTGGTAAGCGGGTGTAGGGTGATTCTCAGCGTAGGCGGAATCGAGCCGCGAAAGAACACGCTAACCACACTACGGGCATTTGGAATTGCCAAATCATATTTTAAAGAAAAGGGTGAGCGTTTAGTCTGGCTAATCGGAGGCGGAGAAACGCTGTTCGATTACCGGGTGTATCGTGATGAATTCTTTTCTGAGGTGAAAAGGTCTGGATGTAGGTTAGATGAAGACATAATACTTCTTGGCAATGTTCCCGATGATTCGATGACTAAACTCTATGGAGCGGCGGATGTTTTGGTCTTTCCCTCGGTGAAAGAAGGCTGGGGGCTCGTCGTCTTTGAAGCCATGGCCTCCGGGCTTCCAGTGATTGCCTCTATTATCGAACCTCTCACCGAGTATCTAGGAGACGAAGAAAATTCTTTACTGGTTTCACCGATGGACTATGAAGCATTGGCTCACGGGATCATCAGGGCCATGGAGAATCCGGAGCTCCGGGACAGACTGATAAAAAACGGAAGAAAAACAGCCGAGTCTTATAGCTGGAGGACTACGGCGTTAAAGCATGAGGAGTTTTATGAAGGGATCTTAGAAAGTGTTGATATAAAATAA
- the arcC gene encoding carbamate kinase, whose protein sequence is MKVAVVAFGGNALMDFSGKSSYAEQMMKADKMCREILSLFNRGYTVVITHGNGPQVGNLLMQQESLADNIPPMPLDVCDAMTQGQIGYMIEQSLRNMFTKNGIKKSVVSLVTQVVVSEDDPAFKNPTKFIGPFFNKDEIEELERGRGWQVREDSGRGWRRVVPSPKPVDIVEKDEIREMIMKNFVVISCGGGGIPVLRDKKGVLKGVSAVIDKDFAAERLASLIDAEILLLITSVSQVSIFYGTPKQKTLGRITLDEAKRYWEEGHFPPGSMGPKIEAAIRFLDSGGKKTIITSLEGIEAAIKGEGGTEIVA, encoded by the coding sequence ATGAAGGTGGCGGTAGTGGCGTTTGGCGGAAATGCTCTCATGGATTTTAGCGGCAAGAGTAGCTATGCCGAGCAGATGATGAAAGCCGACAAGATGTGCAGGGAAATCCTCAGCCTATTCAATCGGGGTTATACGGTCGTTATCACACACGGAAACGGCCCGCAAGTCGGAAATTTGCTCATGCAGCAGGAGTCCCTGGCTGACAATATTCCACCGATGCCTCTGGATGTTTGTGATGCTATGACCCAGGGGCAAATAGGCTATATGATCGAGCAGAGCCTGAGGAACATGTTCACCAAGAACGGAATAAAAAAATCGGTTGTCTCTCTGGTGACTCAGGTAGTGGTATCGGAGGATGATCCCGCTTTTAAAAATCCTACCAAGTTTATCGGACCTTTTTTTAATAAGGATGAGATAGAAGAACTGGAGAGGGGAAGAGGGTGGCAGGTAAGGGAGGACTCCGGAAGGGGCTGGAGACGGGTTGTGCCCTCCCCAAAACCGGTGGATATAGTGGAGAAAGACGAAATCAGGGAGATGATAATGAAAAATTTTGTGGTGATATCATGCGGCGGCGGCGGAATCCCGGTACTTCGGGATAAGAAGGGTGTGTTGAAAGGGGTATCCGCTGTGATCGATAAGGATTTTGCTGCGGAGAGGCTGGCCAGCTTAATTGATGCCGAGATACTCCTTTTGATCACATCGGTCAGCCAAGTTTCTATTTTTTACGGAACACCTAAACAAAAGACACTAGGTAGAATCACGCTCGATGAAGCCAAGCGATATTGGGAGGAAGGACATTTCCCTCCGGGCAGCATGGGGCCTAAAATAGAGGCGGCTATAAGGTTTCTCGATTCAGGCGGGAAGAAAACAATCATAACTTCGCTTGAGGGTATCGAAGCGGCAATAAAAGGAGAGGGAGGAACGGAGATTGTGGCGTGA
- a CDS encoding FAD-dependent oxidoreductase, with the protein MAQNNLRIIVIGGGAGGISAASTAKNVNPDASVTLFTEYEDVAYSPCGIPFVHGREIPSFESLFLQTSEHYAQIGIDLRLQTTVTGIDINKRTVSVGSQEFPWDRLVIATGFEYEKPEIPGVDLEGIHYVKNIRRAMEFDKILDQIKKVVVVAATPLGIEMAGNLAHRGLETHLVDEGPWLMSKVADPDIMEPVQKSLEELGVKIHFGTKVLEFRGSDGRVKSVVTTDGDIDCDVVVVATNKKPNNRLSREAGLKIGSTGGVVVDDHMRTSVKDVYAVGDCAEVIHGVTDLPIQGLSGSHAYSQGRVAGANAAGEERAYDPVYVPWGMVGGKVQMGGVSMGETLHKALGIPHFVAVAVGISRARYYPGVSRIRVKLIADPKTLRVMGAQMSGGEGIKERADFLAFTIKRGATLHDYAWMENVYSPPIGALMEPIALAAQAGLAELKKGNK; encoded by the coding sequence ATGGCACAAAACAATCTTCGCATAATCGTAATAGGTGGCGGGGCTGGCGGAATTTCTGCCGCCTCGACGGCAAAGAACGTCAACCCGGACGCCTCCGTTACTCTATTTACCGAATATGAGGACGTAGCTTACAGCCCTTGCGGCATTCCTTTCGTTCACGGTAGGGAGATTCCCAGCTTTGAGAGCCTCTTTCTTCAAACCTCGGAGCATTACGCTCAGATAGGAATCGATTTGAGGCTGCAAACCACGGTTACCGGGATCGACATTAATAAACGCACGGTAAGCGTCGGCTCTCAAGAGTTCCCATGGGACCGGCTGGTGATAGCCACCGGGTTTGAATATGAGAAACCGGAAATCCCTGGTGTTGATTTAGAGGGGATTCATTATGTTAAAAACATCCGTCGAGCGATGGAGTTTGATAAGATTCTCGACCAGATTAAGAAGGTAGTTGTGGTAGCGGCTACGCCATTGGGGATCGAAATGGCCGGAAATCTGGCCCATAGAGGGCTTGAAACCCATCTTGTGGACGAAGGCCCCTGGCTTATGTCTAAGGTCGCCGACCCGGACATCATGGAGCCGGTGCAGAAATCTTTAGAAGAGCTTGGGGTGAAGATCCATTTCGGGACCAAGGTTCTTGAATTCAGGGGTTCAGACGGAAGGGTAAAATCCGTTGTTACCACTGATGGTGATATAGATTGCGATGTGGTTGTGGTTGCCACGAATAAAAAGCCGAATAACCGGCTTTCACGGGAGGCGGGGTTGAAGATCGGCTCGACCGGTGGGGTGGTGGTGGATGACCACATGCGGACGTCGGTGAAGGATGTTTACGCCGTCGGAGACTGTGCTGAGGTTATCCACGGTGTTACCGACCTTCCTATTCAGGGTCTTTCCGGAAGTCACGCTTATTCACAGGGAAGGGTGGCCGGAGCGAATGCGGCTGGAGAGGAGCGTGCCTACGACCCGGTTTACGTGCCCTGGGGAATGGTTGGTGGAAAGGTGCAGATGGGTGGGGTCTCTATGGGGGAGACGTTGCATAAGGCTCTGGGTATACCTCATTTTGTCGCAGTAGCCGTAGGAATTTCAAGAGCTAGATACTACCCGGGTGTGAGCAGGATACGGGTGAAGCTGATTGCCGACCCTAAAACACTTCGGGTGATGGGCGCTCAGATGTCCGGTGGAGAGGGGATCAAAGAAAGGGCTGACTTTCTGGCATTTACCATAAAGCGTGGGGCTACGCTACACGACTACGCCTGGATGGAGAATGTGTATTCCCCTCCGATTGGAGCGCTGATGGAGCCTATTGCCCTGGCCGCCCAGGCCGGGCTGGCGGAGTTGAAGAAGGGAAACAAGTAA
- a CDS encoding type II toxin-antitoxin system PemK/MazF family toxin has translation MGMAVKRFEVYLVNLDPTVGSEIKKTRPCLIISPDEMNRFINTIIIAPMTTKGKIYPTRVPCTFKGKQGLIVLDKIRTVDKTRLVKRIGKIDNSTQDKILEVLAEMFAP, from the coding sequence ATGGGAATGGCGGTAAAGCGATTTGAAGTCTATCTAGTCAACCTTGATCCTACCGTAGGCAGTGAGATTAAAAAAACAAGACCCTGTCTCATTATTTCTCCCGATGAAATGAACCGGTTTATAAACACTATAATCATTGCTCCGATGACAACCAAAGGGAAAATATATCCTACGCGTGTACCTTGTACTTTCAAAGGTAAGCAAGGGCTAATCGTGCTCGATAAAATAAGGACGGTTGATAAAACAAGGCTTGTCAAAAGAATCGGGAAGATTGATAATTCAACTCAAGATAAGATCCTTGAAGTGCTTGCAGAGATGTTTGCGCCATAG
- a CDS encoding DUF2877 domain-containing protein, whose translation MVVVINVDDLIIEAEFVGHRAAKALRGSRKTARVHSVFDRGFYIQIGRNLISVIKNEDFISPTSIVIGDPYERGFRSIGIEEGMKIEINGDSLVFEDKALTIRFGKSANSFSPPVPKRSALLDLIKISLNLRILRDVIYTCPSREGLVPLLENVELYGPAQVFLRPQMPILSEKARPNIETLMWGLFSGDHNMILARASEILGLGPGLTPSGDDFLAGLILSLVIGGKALRKNGTKELIFYQKLSRDICKLAKEKTTIYSQIFLNQARRGEGPKAVVELIHALLTKDPNQVASSAKTVIGMGETSGADIAIGIYYGIRFLISRLERLEDMLELE comes from the coding sequence GTGGTAGTGGTTATTAACGTGGATGATTTGATAATAGAAGCTGAATTCGTCGGCCATAGAGCGGCAAAAGCACTGCGCGGTTCTAGAAAGACAGCCAGGGTGCATAGCGTCTTTGACCGGGGATTCTATATCCAAATCGGCAGAAATCTGATTAGCGTGATCAAAAATGAAGACTTTATCAGTCCTACCTCGATAGTCATCGGTGATCCCTATGAGAGAGGGTTCAGGTCAATAGGTATAGAAGAAGGAATGAAAATCGAGATTAATGGGGATAGTCTGGTTTTTGAGGACAAAGCGCTCACCATCAGATTCGGGAAATCTGCCAATTCGTTTTCCCCACCGGTTCCCAAGCGGAGTGCCCTTTTGGACTTAATCAAGATCAGTCTCAATCTTAGAATCTTGAGAGACGTGATATACACCTGTCCAAGCCGGGAAGGGCTTGTTCCTCTCTTGGAGAATGTGGAGTTATATGGACCAGCACAAGTTTTTCTTAGACCTCAAATGCCAATCCTTTCGGAAAAAGCGAGGCCCAATATCGAGACGCTCATGTGGGGACTATTTAGCGGTGATCACAATATGATATTAGCCAGAGCCTCGGAAATACTTGGGCTTGGACCAGGGCTCACTCCTTCTGGTGACGATTTTCTTGCCGGATTAATACTCAGTTTGGTAATAGGGGGAAAGGCACTTCGGAAAAATGGCACAAAAGAGTTGATTTTCTACCAGAAGCTGTCTAGAGACATCTGTAAATTGGCCAAGGAAAAGACTACGATTTACAGCCAAATCTTTCTAAATCAAGCACGAAGGGGTGAAGGCCCCAAAGCTGTGGTTGAGTTGATTCATGCTCTTCTGACAAAAGACCCGAACCAGGTCGCCTCCTCCGCCAAGACGGTCATAGGCATGGGGGAAACATCCGGGGCCGATATTGCCATCGGCATCTACTACGGCATCCGCTTTTTGATCTCGAGGCTGGAGAGGCTAGAAGACATGTTGGAACTTGAATAA
- a CDS encoding AbrB/MazE/SpoVT family DNA-binding domain-containing protein: MKISIIKIGNSQGIRIPKAILDQTGLKDEVELQVEKNRIVLSSPKQPRQNWAEAFRSMATHGDDKLLDEDLTGRTEWDTDEWEWR, encoded by the coding sequence ATGAAAATCAGCATCATTAAAATCGGTAATTCACAAGGGATCCGCATCCCCAAAGCCATCCTGGATCAAACCGGTCTCAAGGACGAGGTTGAGCTCCAAGTAGAAAAAAACCGGATTGTTCTTTCATCCCCTAAACAACCTAGACAGAATTGGGCGGAAGCATTTCGCTCGATGGCCACGCATGGCGACGATAAACTGCTCGACGAGGACCTGACCGGTCGTACCGAATGGGACACGGATGAATGGGAATGGCGGTAA
- the fdrA gene encoding acyl-CoA synthetase FdrA — MAIVSTVKKNYYQDSMKLMQISQKLGAIPGVIKASAIMATEANLRMLMDAGLIKEPPNSANANDMIVAIEADSESSAKEAMEKLDSLLAPAMAGIAAKREYKNFDSALSALPQANLAIISLPGQYAKLEVTKAIERGLHTFLFSDNLTVEEEIELKERARKRGLMVMGPGCGTAIINGAGLGFANVVRRGPVGVIAAAGTGMQEVTSLVHNWGSGISHAIGLGGRDLSEKVGGIMAIEAIKMLQSDESTEVLLLVSKPPSERIAKKVLDVVGQGEKRAVVCFIGEKTKREAGSKILYASTLEQAALEASKLVKGNGKGLEIAKDGSFKKTAEKLMKSLDAKQRYLRGLFSGGTLCYEAQQVLTPILGRIYSNAPLHKENKLEDSNRSKKHTCVDLGEEEFTQGRPHPMIDATQRNERILKEASDPNTAVILLDVVLGYVASSDPAGDLLPAIKEAKKIARNKGRSIAFVAHVCGTEEDPQNLKSQEEKLKSAGVLVLPTNALASRFAGWIVTRGKKGLEV, encoded by the coding sequence TTGGCAATAGTCAGCACGGTCAAGAAAAACTACTACCAGGATTCGATGAAGCTTATGCAGATAAGCCAGAAGCTCGGTGCCATACCCGGTGTAATAAAGGCCTCCGCCATCATGGCGACGGAAGCTAACCTGAGGATGCTTATGGACGCTGGTCTAATCAAGGAACCCCCGAACTCGGCTAACGCAAACGATATGATTGTGGCGATTGAGGCCGATTCCGAAAGCAGTGCGAAAGAGGCGATGGAGAAGCTGGATTCCCTTCTCGCTCCGGCTATGGCCGGCATCGCCGCAAAAAGAGAATACAAAAACTTTGACTCCGCTTTGAGCGCCCTGCCCCAGGCAAATCTGGCGATCATCTCCCTTCCCGGTCAATACGCAAAGCTGGAAGTGACAAAAGCAATCGAAAGAGGGCTTCATACCTTCCTCTTCAGCGATAACCTGACTGTGGAAGAGGAAATCGAACTAAAGGAAAGAGCCAGGAAGCGCGGCCTCATGGTGATGGGACCGGGGTGTGGCACGGCAATAATAAACGGAGCCGGGCTTGGGTTTGCCAATGTGGTGAGGAGAGGCCCGGTGGGAGTAATTGCAGCCGCGGGAACCGGTATGCAGGAAGTTACGAGCCTGGTGCATAACTGGGGCTCGGGCATCTCTCACGCAATCGGCTTGGGCGGAAGAGATCTATCGGAGAAGGTCGGCGGAATCATGGCAATAGAAGCTATAAAGATGCTCCAGAGTGATGAAAGCACCGAGGTTCTTCTTCTTGTGTCCAAGCCGCCGTCCGAGAGGATAGCTAAAAAGGTGCTGGATGTAGTTGGGCAAGGCGAGAAACGCGCAGTAGTTTGTTTTATTGGAGAAAAAACTAAAAGAGAGGCAGGTTCAAAAATTCTTTATGCTTCCACCCTTGAACAGGCGGCACTGGAAGCGTCGAAATTAGTGAAAGGAAACGGAAAGGGGCTTGAAATTGCTAAAGATGGAAGTTTTAAGAAGACGGCAGAAAAGCTGATGAAATCTTTAGATGCAAAACAACGCTATCTTCGCGGCCTGTTCTCCGGTGGCACTTTGTGCTATGAAGCTCAACAGGTTCTTACTCCCATACTGGGAAGGATTTACTCGAATGCCCCTCTCCATAAGGAAAACAAGCTTGAGGATTCCAATCGTAGTAAGAAACACACCTGCGTTGATTTGGGAGAAGAGGAATTTACCCAAGGGCGTCCCCATCCGATGATAGATGCTACACAGAGAAATGAGCGAATATTAAAAGAAGCATCTGACCCAAACACTGCGGTAATACTTTTGGACGTGGTGCTGGGATACGTGGCCAGCTCCGACCCGGCAGGTGACCTTCTCCCGGCTATTAAAGAGGCTAAAAAGATAGCAAGGAACAAAGGACGCTCGATAGCGTTTGTAGCCCATGTCTGCGGAACCGAAGAAGACCCACAGAATTTGAAGTCACAGGAGGAAAAACTGAAAAGTGCTGGAGTGTTGGTCTTGCCGACTAATGCTCTTGCCTCCAGGTTTGCCGGTTGGATTGTAACCAGGGGAAAGAAGGGGTTAGAGGTTTAA
- a CDS encoding MSMEG_0572/Sll0783 family nitrogen starvation response protein has translation MAVERVKGEKPQKGKAIVNYEEKVFPDYKANPGEKALFLVHTVPYEGSVAGINMLTAIRCKRKGYDVSVVFYGPASAIPVYRGWPNIGDDGYGAGIQLYPNLVQRMISEGIKVYACRFSAACLIGVREEDMLEGVRPIHPTDILDITIEHARAGAMIFSTWTV, from the coding sequence ATGGCTGTAGAGCGAGTAAAAGGAGAGAAACCCCAAAAGGGAAAGGCGATTGTTAATTATGAGGAGAAGGTATTCCCGGATTACAAAGCAAACCCGGGAGAGAAGGCATTATTTCTCGTCCATACGGTTCCGTATGAGGGATCGGTAGCCGGCATCAATATGCTTACGGCTATAAGGTGTAAGAGAAAAGGTTACGATGTGAGCGTCGTTTTCTACGGCCCGGCATCCGCTATCCCGGTTTACCGGGGCTGGCCCAACATCGGAGACGACGGTTATGGTGCGGGTATTCAGCTCTATCCCAATCTGGTTCAAAGGATGATCAGTGAGGGAATAAAGGTTTATGCCTGCCGTTTCTCTGCCGCCTGTCTTATCGGCGTGAGGGAAGAGGATATGCTCGAGGGTGTTAGACCAATACATCCGACCGACATCCTGGACATAACCATCGAACATGCCAGAGCGGGCGCGATGATTTTCAGCACCTGGACTGTTTAG
- a CDS encoding DUF1116 domain-containing protein: MKYLGERINEANKIAVERILSVEPVFIDVDTAIKVIPGMTPNTVLHAGPPVEWERMCDPMKRAVRGALIFEGLASDDRQAEDLMRTKKVKLSPNHHHDAVGPMTGIISPSMPVIVTKDLTFGKTAYSTFNEGGGKVLWFGAVGKETIDRLKWMRDVFAPAMKKTVAKTGGIPIWNILAQGIQMGDECHNRHAASTNIFLKNIVEPLISIDSPTEVLIQTYRFIAGNSHFFLNLTMTGCKLAMDAARDIKDSTVVTAMSRNGTDFGIRVSGLGDTWFTASAPFLLDALYNPGYGPDDGAPDIGDSSIIETMGLGGFAIAAAPAMASFAGGGFQEAVEITKQMDRITIARNPKFAIPVLDFEGTRTGIDIRKVVETGVLPSINSAVVHKSSGTGQIGAGIVKAPYECFTKAIMAFGEKYNLAA; this comes from the coding sequence ATGAAATATCTGGGTGAAAGGATAAACGAGGCCAATAAGATTGCGGTAGAGAGGATTCTTTCCGTCGAACCTGTCTTTATAGACGTTGACACCGCAATCAAGGTAATTCCGGGTATGACTCCGAATACCGTGCTTCACGCCGGACCGCCGGTTGAGTGGGAGAGGATGTGCGACCCGATGAAAAGAGCGGTAAGAGGCGCTCTTATATTTGAGGGCTTAGCGTCTGATGACCGGCAGGCTGAGGATTTGATGAGGACAAAAAAGGTAAAGCTTTCTCCTAACCATCACCACGATGCCGTAGGCCCGATGACCGGAATCATCTCTCCGTCCATGCCGGTGATCGTCACAAAAGATTTGACGTTTGGAAAAACGGCTTACTCCACCTTCAACGAGGGTGGAGGTAAGGTTCTGTGGTTTGGCGCCGTGGGGAAGGAGACTATTGACCGCCTCAAGTGGATGCGAGATGTATTCGCCCCAGCGATGAAAAAGACAGTGGCTAAAACGGGAGGCATTCCTATCTGGAATATCCTCGCCCAAGGAATTCAGATGGGGGACGAGTGTCATAATCGCCACGCCGCCTCTACTAATATTTTTCTTAAAAACATTGTCGAACCTCTCATCTCCATAGATTCGCCGACGGAAGTTTTAATTCAGACCTATCGTTTTATCGCCGGAAACAGCCATTTCTTCCTCAATTTAACCATGACCGGGTGCAAGCTGGCCATGGATGCCGCTCGCGATATAAAAGACTCTACGGTCGTAACTGCCATGTCTCGAAATGGCACTGACTTCGGGATAAGGGTAAGCGGCTTGGGAGATACCTGGTTCACGGCTTCGGCCCCATTTCTTTTGGATGCACTTTACAATCCCGGATACGGGCCGGACGACGGCGCCCCGGATATCGGAGATAGCTCGATCATAGAAACCATGGGACTGGGCGGGTTTGCCATCGCCGCTGCGCCGGCCATGGCTTCTTTTGCCGGTGGCGGTTTTCAAGAGGCGGTGGAGATAACGAAACAGATGGACCGGATAACCATTGCCAGAAACCCTAAATTTGCCATACCGGTTTTGGATTTTGAGGGAACCCGTACCGGTATTGATATTCGGAAGGTGGTAGAGACAGGCGTTCTCCCTAGCATAAATAGCGCAGTGGTTCATAAGAGTTCAGGAACGGGACAAATCGGTGCTGGGATTGTTAAGGCTCCTTATGAATGTTTTACCAAGGCAATTATGGCTTTCGGAGAAAAATACAATTTAGCAGCATAG
- a CDS encoding amidohydrolase family protein, giving the protein MKVNRKVFDAHSHVGELAAYKFYDLKEPVKPTVIEYPTSKEYVKHMDEYGIDRAMVISNYGVPDSAQPFTLNPLVIDSVHKADRLVGAIWVSGMAKDKERTEEALKHVKEKGIVALKATCLLGGTYKPSEWDETVRGIWEGIVKAAEENNLVLHIHTSPGGGSDVGNAFEFVKEYGKRIKVHIVHMGGGVSGHIRLVPKFIELVQDGYQVYTDTTWAIGFGSRWLLYEVERTGIGTDNVLFASDTPWGDFPSEYWKVEGAKISEELKNKIFWENAQKLYSR; this is encoded by the coding sequence GTGAAAGTAAACAGAAAAGTGTTTGATGCTCATTCCCATGTTGGCGAACTGGCCGCATACAAGTTCTATGACCTTAAGGAACCAGTAAAACCTACTGTAATCGAATACCCAACTTCGAAAGAATACGTAAAACACATGGATGAATACGGGATAGACCGGGCAATGGTTATCTCCAATTACGGCGTGCCCGATTCCGCGCAACCTTTTACTCTCAATCCTCTGGTGATTGACAGTGTTCATAAGGCGGATCGTCTTGTCGGCGCCATATGGGTTTCCGGTATGGCCAAGGACAAGGAGCGAACCGAGGAGGCTTTAAAGCATGTGAAAGAAAAGGGCATTGTGGCTTTAAAAGCCACCTGCCTTCTCGGCGGGACCTACAAACCGAGCGAATGGGATGAGACGGTTAGGGGAATATGGGAAGGCATCGTCAAAGCCGCTGAGGAGAATAACCTTGTCCTGCATATTCATACCAGTCCCGGCGGGGGCTCGGATGTGGGAAATGCCTTTGAGTTTGTGAAGGAATATGGAAAGCGAATCAAGGTCCATATAGTTCACATGGGTGGCGGGGTAAGCGGCCACATAAGGCTCGTCCCAAAATTCATAGAGCTTGTCCAGGATGGCTATCAGGTTTACACGGATACCACTTGGGCTATCGGCTTCGGCTCGCGCTGGTTGCTATATGAGGTAGAACGCACCGGTATTGGCACGGATAATGTGCTTTTTGCTTCCGACACCCCCTGGGGGGATTTCCCCTCGGAGTACTGGAAGGTCGAGGGAGCGAAGATTTCGGAAGAATTAAAAAACAAGATCTTCTGGGAAAACGCCCAGAAGCTTTATTCTAGGTAA
- a CDS encoding MSMEG_0568 family radical SAM protein: protein MDSKTLKVELQSYGLKIPDTRDIRRGGAGPTGGIHLKILPDCEANIPVVGDFLDTSPYHLDQINGEYWIFRDEVALAQVELMGAARFYQHKTSSGIPMQRMGLLHCPTTFATTLLQTCDFWQDWRRCQFCGIELTLQDRSTVGFKNAKSLVETILLAKELDGISNIVFTSGVAKDEEKALAKYAEICSEVKRATGLPIQLQIIPPEDLSWLRRLKDSGVDALGVHIETFDPDVFEKVTPGKAKIGFNRYVETWKEAVSVFGRWQVSTYILVGLGERLETVTQGVALCAEIGVYPFIVPFRPIAGTPMENVKPPKPEVMEYVYTEAAKILSKYDGRSKSSKAGCVSCGECSALPDFEKALNPGNVRFKKFARTINVS from the coding sequence ATGGATTCGAAGACCCTGAAAGTGGAGCTACAGAGTTATGGTCTTAAGATTCCGGATACCAGGGACATAAGGAGAGGGGGAGCGGGACCAACCGGAGGGATTCATCTAAAAATCCTTCCTGACTGTGAGGCCAATATCCCGGTAGTAGGCGATTTTCTTGATACTTCTCCATATCACCTCGACCAGATAAACGGTGAATATTGGATATTCCGGGACGAGGTCGCCCTGGCCCAGGTTGAACTGATGGGTGCGGCCAGGTTCTACCAGCACAAAACATCGAGTGGAATACCGATGCAGCGTATGGGACTCCTTCATTGCCCAACCACTTTTGCGACGACGCTCCTTCAGACCTGCGATTTCTGGCAAGACTGGAGGAGATGCCAGTTTTGCGGAATCGAGCTTACACTCCAGGATAGAAGCACGGTCGGGTTTAAGAATGCTAAGAGTCTGGTCGAGACTATATTGCTAGCCAAGGAGCTGGACGGAATCTCCAATATAGTCTTTACCTCGGGAGTGGCTAAAGATGAAGAGAAGGCTCTGGCCAAATATGCGGAAATATGCTCGGAGGTGAAGAGGGCAACCGGGCTTCCCATTCAGCTTCAAATAATTCCGCCGGAAGACCTGTCCTGGCTAAGGCGTTTGAAGGATTCAGGTGTGGACGCTTTGGGAGTCCACATAGAAACATTTGACCCCGATGTCTTCGAGAAGGTAACGCCGGGGAAGGCGAAGATCGGGTTCAACCGTTATGTGGAAACATGGAAGGAGGCGGTTAGCGTCTTTGGCCGATGGCAGGTGAGCACTTATATTCTAGTCGGATTGGGAGAGAGACTGGAGACAGTTACACAGGGTGTCGCTCTGTGCGCTGAAATTGGGGTCTATCCGTTCATAGTTCCGTTTCGTCCGATTGCCGGCACGCCGATGGAGAATGTAAAGCCTCCCAAGCCGGAGGTGATGGAGTATGTTTACACCGAAGCAGCGAAGATACTTTCTAAATACGATGGACGCTCGAAGAGCAGCAAGGCCGGATGTGTAAGCTGCGGTGAATGCTCGGCGCTTCCCGATTTCGAAAAGGCTTTGAACCCGGGCAACGTGAGGTTTAAGAAATTCGCAAGGACTATAAATGTGAGTTGA